The following are from one region of the Populus trichocarpa isolate Nisqually-1 chromosome 8, P.trichocarpa_v4.1, whole genome shotgun sequence genome:
- the LOC7490853 gene encoding uncharacterized protein LOC7490853 — MVRCFYCLEWRANFLLEDKMGAVEFGALKYWLPQVNFTWTHVESLVLLNEASSTSTDNSSGNEATKEHSSHVAGLDKNKKEKKKKGMKIMEGPEIVDGENRVLEGGASSSSATSRDIVTNEGNGRSKEHDLGAKNRKQTVKKKNGKNNMESDDEANELPGKHNFHSLILVGLESESTVCYFRFYSIWAASSVKKQIIRRMKASSFYQTLHGWLCNNCIILKELVFLN, encoded by the coding sequence ATGGTGAGATGTTTTTACTGCTTGGAATGGAGAGCTAATTTCTTACTCGAAGACAAAATGGGAGCTGTAGAATTCGGGGCTCTAAAATACTGGCTCCCACAGGTAAATTTTACTTGGACTCATGTGGAGAGTCTTGTCTTATTGAATGAAGCAAGTTCGACCTCAACTGACAATTCTTCAGGCAATGAAGCAACAAAGGAGCATTCTTCCCATGTTGCTGGTCTGGAcaagaacaaaaaggaaaagaagaagaaagggatgAAGATTATGGAGGGTCCTGAAATAGTGGATGGAGAAAATAGAGTTTTGGAGGGAGGTGCTTCAAGTTCTAGTGCTACTTCACGTGATATTGTCACTAATGAAGGAAATGGAAGGTCAAAAGAGCATGATCTCGGTGCTAAAAACAGGAAACAaacagtgaagaagaagaatgggaagAACAACATGGAGAGTGATGATGAAGCAAATGAATTGCCTGGGAAGCATAATTTTCACAGTTTAATCTTGGTGGGACTGGAATCGGAAAGTACAGTctgttattttagattttatagtaTATGGGCTGCTTCCTCTGTTAAAAAGCAAATTATCAGACGAATGAAGGCATCTTCCTTTTATCAAACATTGCATGGTTGGCTTTGTAACAACTGTATCATCCTCAAGGAACtggtttttcttaattag
- the LOC7497788 gene encoding FT-interacting protein 3 yields MPPKHDFSLREIKPNIDGGKTLTPNMLTLVEPLYFVYVKVVRASHLPLNQATYVEVKSGNYKATTKYIQGTLAPIWNQVFAFNKDRLQAKTIEISVRGKVSVTNEIIGSIEVGIGDIPTRLQGDSSLAPQWYGLEDKNGVSGRSGNLMLAIWVGNQVDDAFSLAWHLDAASVSVDKVSNARPQVYYSPRLWYLKIKVNGAQDLVVSDPNRKPEVYVKATLGNKVLKTKVSKNKGVNPSWNEELMFVVAEPFEDALILSVEDDKGDNMVDYLGKCVKPVHKITQRLLPPLPSEEIINLERYGVVEGPMEKFSSKLRVTIYLDGVYHVFDEPALFSTDLKASSPKLTPGKVGDLELGILKAEGLVPMKSKNGLKTTDAYCVAKYGPKWTRTSTVVSSLEPKWMKQYQWDVLDPCTVIAIGVFDNNNLQAGDGWATDRLIGKVIRIRLSTLEFGRIYKYAYPLVALMPDGVKKMGELHFTLRFIYTKGSGDKIYQYTQPMLPKPAYTDPMSVYQIDSLRNQAVRHIAMRLARAEPPLRREVVESMLSGRGPVWSIRRGKANFQRVMECLKFLKTALIWLDDLRQWKNSRTTIVMFAAFSVFVYYSEIIIPSFFAFLFLKALHNYFKRPRDILCLDTNLSQVESVNTLDWQEELDTFPSSAPFEDLRLRYDRLRAIGYRIEETVGDLATQLERFHAIFSWRDRRATLIFTLFCLVAWIMFYLVPFRLLFFLFGTYLMRSPRFRVTLPPIPQNVFRRLPSRDDCLL; encoded by the coding sequence ATGCCGCCGAAGCATGACTTCTCTCTCAGGGAGATAAAGCCAAACATTGATGGAGGAAAAACCTTGACTCCCAACATGCTCACCTTGGTTGAACCACTGTATTTCGTGTATGTAAAAGTTGTGAGAGCCTCCCACTTGCCTTTGAATCAAGCTACTTATGTTGAAGTGAAGAGTGGAAACTATAAGGCAACAACCAAGTACATTCAAGGTACATTAGCCCCCATTTGGAACCAGGTGTTTGCTTTCAACAAAGATCGTCTTCAAGCGAAGACTATAGAGATTTCGGTGAGGGGTAAGGTAAGTGTGACTAATGAGATAATTGGTAGCATTGAAGTTGGTATAGGTGATATCCCTACTCGGCTTCAGGGGGATTCTTCATTGGCACCACAGTGGTATGGACTTGAAGATAAGAATGGAGTTTCTGGTAGATCAGGAAATTTGATGTTGGCTATATGGGTGGGGAATCAAGTGGATGATGCCTTTTCACTAGCTTGGCATTTAGACGCAGCATCTGTTAGTGTTGACAAGGTATCTAATGCTCGTCCACAGGTGTACTATTCGCCAAGACTCTGGTATCTTAAAATAAAGGTGAATGGTGCTCAAGATTTGGTAGTTTCGGATCCAAATCGAAAACCTGAAGTTTACGTGAAGGCTACATTGGGGAATAAGGTTTTGAAGACCAAAGTTTCGAAGAACAAGGGTGTGAATCCAAGCTGGAATGAGGAGTTGATGTTTGTTGTAGCTGAGCCATTCGAAGATGCTTTGATTTTGAGTGTGGAAGATGATAAAGGAGATAATATGGTGGATTATTTGGGGAAGTGTGTTAAGCCTGTGCATAAAATTACTCAGAGACTGTTGCCTCCTCTTCCAAGTGAAGAGATAATCAATCTTGAAAGGTATGGGGTGGTAGAGGGGCCGATGGAGAAATTCTCGAGTAAGCTTCGTGTCACTATATATTTGGATGGTGTGTATCATGTTTTCGATGAACCTGCTTTATTTAGTACTGATTTGAAGGCATCATCACCCAAACTGACGCCAGGAAAAGTTGGAGATTTGGAGTTAGGAATCTTAAAAGCTGAAGGGTTGGTGCCCATGAAATCCAAGAATGGTTTGAAAACTACTGATGCTTATTGTGTGGCCAAATATGGACCCAAGTGGACAAGAACTAGCACTGTTGTTAGCAGTTTAGAACCAAAATGGATGAAACAATATCAATGGGATGTTTTGGATCCATGCACAGTGATTGCTATCGGAGTTTTCGACAACAACAATTTACAAGCAGGGGATGGATGGGCAACTGATAGATTAATTGGCAAGGTAATCAGAATTCGGCTTTCTACACTTGAATTTGGTCGGATATATAAATATGCTTATCCTCTGGTAGCCTTGATGCCTGATGGGGTGAAGAAAATGGGAGAACTTCATTTCACTCTAAGATTTATCTATACTAAAGGTTCTGGTGACAAAATTTATCAATACACGCAGCCTATGCTTCCCAAACCAGCCTATACAGACCCAATGTCTGTGTACCAAATAGATAGTTTAAGGAACCAGGCTGTTCGTCACATAGCCATGAGACTTGCCCGTGCTGAACCACCATTAAGAAGAGAGGTGGTGGAGTCTATGTTGAGTGGACGGGGACCTGTATGGAGCATCCGAAGAGGAAAAGCTAATTTCCAGAGAGTGATGGAATGTTTGAAATTCCTCAAGACAGCTTTGATTTGGCTTGATGACCTACGCCAGTGGAAGAATTCAAGGACGACGATTGTCATGTTTGCAGCGTTTTCAGTTTTTGTATATTATTCAGAGATCATAATTCCATCTTTCTTTGCCTTCCTCTTCTTGAAAGCTTTGCACAACTATTTCAAGAGGCCTCGAGACATTCTATGTTTGGATACGAATCTATCACAAGTTGAATCTGTGAATACTTTAGACTGGCAGGAAGAGCTGGACACATTCCCTTCATCTGCGCCATTCGAGGATTTGAGGCTCAGGTATGACAGATTGAGAGCCATTGGATACAGGATAGAAGAAACAGTAGGCGACTTGGCGACTCAATTGGAGAGGTTTCATGCTATATTTTCATGGAGGGATCGAAGAGCTACTTTAATCTTTACACTCTTCTGCCTAGTCGCTTGGATAATGTTTTACCTCGTGCCTTTCCGgttgctttttttcctttttggcaCCTACCTGATGAGGTCTCCAAGATTTCGAGTTACTCTTCCACCGATACCTCAAAATGTATTCAGGAGGTTGCCTTCAAGAGACGATTGCTTGCTTTGA
- the LOC7497790 gene encoding mannosyl-oligosaccharide 1,2-alpha-mannosidase MNS1, whose protein sequence is MARGRSSSSSSKWRYCNPSYYLKRPKRLALLFIVFVCASFFVWDRQTLVREHEVEILKLNGEVNQLKTMLEGLKSGGGDDGKLISEKKDVPDEPIDVERRQKVKEAMIHAWSSYEKYAWGHDELQPQSKKGIDSFGGLGATLIDALDTLYIMGLDEQFQRAREWVANSLDFNKDYDASVFETTIRVVGGLLSAYDLSGDKVFLEKARDIADRLLPAWNTPTGIPYNTINLVHGNAHNPGWTGGDSILADSGTEQLEFIALSHRTGDPKYQQKAENVIAELNKTFPDDGLLPIYISPDRGIGSYSTITFGAMGDSFYEYLLKVWIQGNKTSAVRNYREMWEKSMKGLLSLVRKTTPSSFTYLCEKNGDSLSDKMDELACFAPGMLALGSSGYGPDESQKIFTLAEELAWTCYNFYQSTPTKLAGENYFFRPGEDMSVGTSWNILRPETVESLFYLWRFTGNRTYREWGWNIFQAFEKNSRIETGYVGLKDVNTGVKDNMMQSFFLAETLKYLYLLFSPSSVISLDEWVFNTEAHPLKIVTRHDGEHVGQSKNSQASRTLGRKEGHFG, encoded by the exons ATGGCGAGGGGTAGATCGTCGTCGTCGTCAAGCAAATGGAGGTACTGTAATCCATCGTATTATCTCAAAAGACCGAAACGCTTAGCTTTGCTTTTCATTGTCTTTGTTTGCGCCTCTTTCTTCGTCTGGGATCGTCAGACTCTCGTAAGAGAACACGAG GTGgagattttgaaattaaatgggGAAGTGAATCAGCTAAAAACTATG TTGGAAGGGTTAAAGAGTGGTGGTGGAGATGATGGTAAGTTGATTAGTGAGAAGAAGGATGTGCCTGACGAACCCATTGATGTTGAGAGAAGACAGAAAGTGAAAGAAGCTATGATCCATGCATGGAGTTCTTATGAGAAGTATGCGTGGGGCCACGACGAGCTTCAA CCACAGTCGAAGAAAGGTATTGACAGCTTTGGTGGTCTTGGAGCAACTCTAATAGATGCTCTTGATACACTATATATTATGGGTTTAGATGAGCAGTTCCAAAGAGCTAGAGA GTGGGTTGCGAACTCATTGGATTTTAACAAGGATTATGATGCTAGCGTGTTTGAGACAACCATAAG AGTTGTAGGTGGACTGCTTAGTGCATATGATCTTTCAGGGGACAAAGTTTTTCTTGAAAAGGCCAGGGACATTGCTGACAGATTGCTGCCTGCATGGAATACGCCTACTGGGATTCCTTACAACACCATTAACTTGGTACATGGAAATGCTCACAACCCAGGATGGACTGGT GGTGACAGTATTCTTGCCGATTCTGGCACAGAGCAGCTTGAATTCATTGCTCTTTCTCATAGGACAGGAGACCCGAAGTATCAGCAGAAG GCAGAGAATGTTATAGCAGAGCTTAATAAAACTTTCCCTGACGATGGTTTGCTTCCAATCTATATTAGTCCTGATAGAGGAATTGGATCATACTCGACCATAACTTTTGGGGCAATGGGTGACAG CTTTTATGAATATTTGCTCAAAGTTTGGATTCAAGGGAACAAAACTTCAGCTGTGAGAAATTATAG AGAAATGTGGGAGAAATCAATGAAAGGTCTCTTAAGCTTGGTTCGGAAGACGACACCATCATCTTTCACATACCTTTGTGAGAAGAATGGAGACTCGCTGTCAGACAAG ATGGATGAATTAGCATGCTTTGCTCCAGGAATGCTGGCTTTAGGATCATCTGGTTATGGGCCTGATGAGTCTCAGAAAATCTTCACACTTGCTGAAGAG CTTGCTTGGACTTGCTACAACTTCTACCAATCAACACCTACAAAATTGGCTGgggagaattatttttttcgtccTGGGGAG GACATGAGTGTTGGTACATCTTGGAACATATTGAGACCAGAAACTGTTGAATCGCTCTTTTACCTGTGGCGTTTTACGGGCAACAGGACTTATCGAGAGTGGGGTTGGAATATATTCCAAGCATTTGAAAAGAACTCACGTATTGAAACAGGCTATGTTGGACTAAAGGAT GTTAATACTGGAGTCAAAGACAATATGATGCAAAGTTTCTTTCTGGCCGAGACTCTGAAgtatctttatcttcttttctctccatCTTCAGTCATCTCACTAGATGAATGGGTTTTCAACACAGAAGCCCACCCTCTAAAAATCGTCACACGACATGATGGAGAACATGTTGGACAATCAAAAAATAGCCAAGCAAGTAGGACACTTGGCAGGAAAGAAGGTCATTTTGGTTGA